The nucleotide window ACCTACCGGCGGATTCGCGGCGGGAGCTTTGAGCGGGTCATGGGCCACATCGAGCGCCTCGTGGCGATGAAGCAGGAGATGGGGCTGAGCGAGCCTCGCATTTCGATGTCATTCGTGGCGATGGCCGACAACATCGAGGAGCTGCCCGCATTCGTGGAGATGGCGGTGCGATTGGGGGCCCTGCGGGTCTACGTTGAGGATCTGATCGGCTGGGATGATAAACCGAGCGACAACCATCCCGCCACCGATCATCCGCGTTGCGTGGAACTGCTCGACGAGGCGCGGGCGGTCGCGGCGCGGCACAAGCTGTGGTTCCAGCTTCCTCAGCGGCTGGCCGACCTGCGGCGCGAGGGTTCCATCGCTGGCGAAACCAAGCCGACGCTCGCCTGCTGCGGATGGCTCAACGGCGTGTGGGTGCAGATGGACGGCGAGATGCGGCCGTGCTGCCTGGTCGGCCATCCAGCCGACATGGGCAACATCAAGGACGGCCCGCTCCAGAGCAACCCCAAATTCCTCAAGGTCAAAAGCCTGTTGCTTTCCGGCAAGGTGTTCCAGCAGTGTCTGGGCCACCGGATGTGTGCGTACGTTCAGCAGCAGAAGGCCGCCGGCATTCCGCTGCGGACCATCACCCGCGAGGAGCTGGGCGAGTTGTGGATTGAGCCCGACGCCTCGGCCGCCTCGGAACAGACCTCCGACACGGCGGACTCGGCCAGCCTCGCTGAGACGACTGCGTAGACGCACAGCCCCATTCGTCGCCACTGGCATTCCGCAGCGGAGCAGGAAACCCGCGATCGCGACAGGGCTGGTGCGTCCGGAAGACGCAATTCACTTCATCAACAGCAGGCTCAGGGACATGACGAGCATTCCGCCGATCAGGCCGAGGAGGCTGTCGTGGCCTTTGCCGTAGGCTCGGCTGGTGGGCAGGAGCTCGTCGAGGCTGATGTAGACCATGATACCGGCGACACCGCCGAAGAGGATACCCATCAATTGGGGCGGGACGGCGCCTCCGCCGATGGCGAGGCGTAGCAGGCCATAGGCCACCATCGCGCCGACGGGCTCGGCCATGCCGCTGAGCAGCGAGTAGACGAAGGCGCGGCGTCGTTTGCCGGTGGCGTAGTAGATGGGGACCGAGACGCTGATGCCTTCGGGAATGTTGTGCAGGGCGACGGCGATGGCGATGGCGAGTCCGACGCTGGGGTCCTGCAGGGCGGCGAGGAAGGTGGCGAGACCCTCGGGGAGGTTGTGGATGGCGATGGCCAGGGCGGTGAAGAGCCCCATTCGCATGAGCTTGTGGTTGTGTACCTGGAGGTGGGCGGCGTCGGGACGGCTTGCGGGCAGCGCCGGGTTTCGCGGAAAGGGCAGGGCCTCGGTGGGCTCCTGAAGCGTGGCCATCTCGCCCTTGGGA belongs to Phycisphaerae bacterium and includes:
- a CDS encoding radical SAM protein, producing the protein MDPHDLTRYHLANPEIIKGITSGKAAGVMELAQHSAAAALCDLGLTELACSNIQSGIKRLEEARNLAPTSQLAFHNLVAALLAHRLLRGNNHGSICQFLRAHWNEVSWARQYGRLLLLPSFLNIQFVGGQCNLRCRMCLGAHREGRAGRLEHLNIEDFRRMLQAAPTINGVTLSAGDSDPLLHPEFERIVEVAREFGVTLDMFTNGQALTEAKCRSILESKIVPMMNFSIDAATAETYRRIRGGSFERVMGHIERLVAMKQEMGLSEPRISMSFVAMADNIEELPAFVEMAVRLGALRVYVEDLIGWDDKPSDNHPATDHPRCVELLDEARAVAARHKLWFQLPQRLADLRREGSIAGETKPTLACCGWLNGVWVQMDGEMRPCCLVGHPADMGNIKDGPLQSNPKFLKVKSLLLSGKVFQQCLGHRMCAYVQQQKAAGIPLRTITREELGELWIEPDASAASEQTSDTADSASLAETTA
- the zupT gene encoding zinc transporter ZupT — protein: MSNLWIALALTTFAGMATGIGSAIAFFAKRTDYRFLSLATGFSAGVMLYVSFVEIFIKGVDSLTQAYGDYWGHWVNAASFFAGIVVIGLIDNLIPSAENPHEIHPKGEMATLQEPTEALPFPRNPALPASRPDAAHLQVHNHKLMRMGLFTALAIAIHNLPEGLATFLAALQDPSVGLAIAIAVALHNIPEGISVSVPIYYATGKRRRAFVYSLLSGMAEPVGAMVAYGLLRLAIGGGAVPPQLMGILFGGVAGIMVYISLDELLPTSRAYGKGHDSLLGLIGGMLVMSLSLLLMK